One Candidatus Babeliales bacterium genomic window carries:
- a CDS encoding FtsX-like permease family protein, translating to MIQKSFAFIAYRYLFTKSKDTTINFMVKICFIGILVASCSLTLVISVMNGFEKATYEKIQSIYPDLIIDGQGEQIDMDCLSLILAEPTYKIQHFAPQQVGQSLIYNPELSQTPIMIFLRGIDPEKESLVNKLDQKIINPKSYPLSSLTKNNHIIIGSKLAEQANLCVGDSARILYSSDEPAGLHITFQQITVIIGGIFKTGVEEFDNNVAFGNITFFDQLFPDQGIGQVHLKLQPHSKEDEIITMLKKRLNADVYCWKDLYPTLISALKLEKWAMFFILMLIVFVASMNIVSLIFMFVTQKKRDIAILTCLGMHKSSIRYIFITISLIIAVGATSLGLVLAYAVGKALQTFPCIKLPDNIYDTSYLPIKMELTVFSAIFITTIMISFLASVLATRNIDRLHIVDTLKNE from the coding sequence ATGATTCAAAAAAGTTTTGCTTTTATTGCTTACCGCTATCTTTTCACCAAGAGTAAAGACACGACCATTAATTTCATGGTCAAAATTTGCTTCATCGGAATTTTGGTAGCAAGTTGCTCGCTCACACTCGTTATTTCAGTTATGAATGGATTTGAAAAAGCAACATACGAAAAAATACAATCAATTTACCCAGATCTTATCATCGACGGCCAAGGAGAGCAGATTGATATGGATTGTCTGTCTTTAATTCTTGCTGAGCCAACCTATAAAATTCAACATTTTGCACCGCAACAAGTCGGTCAATCACTCATTTATAATCCTGAACTGTCACAGACACCTATCATGATTTTTTTACGAGGTATCGATCCTGAAAAAGAATCACTCGTTAATAAATTAGACCAAAAAATAATAAATCCAAAGAGCTATCCACTTTCAAGCCTTACTAAAAACAACCACATAATAATTGGTAGCAAGCTAGCAGAGCAAGCAAACCTTTGCGTTGGTGACTCAGCTCGTATTTTATATTCAAGTGATGAACCTGCGGGCCTACATATCACCTTTCAACAAATAACAGTGATCATTGGTGGCATTTTTAAAACAGGAGTTGAAGAGTTCGACAACAACGTTGCTTTTGGCAACATTACTTTTTTTGATCAATTATTTCCTGACCAAGGCATAGGGCAAGTACATCTCAAGTTGCAACCGCACAGCAAAGAAGATGAAATTATTACCATGTTGAAAAAGCGATTAAACGCTGATGTCTACTGCTGGAAAGATTTATATCCCACGTTAATTTCGGCTCTCAAGCTTGAAAAGTGGGCAATGTTTTTCATACTCATGCTCATTGTCTTTGTTGCGAGTATGAATATTGTTTCACTCATTTTTATGTTTGTGACTCAAAAGAAACGAGACATCGCTATTTTAACATGCCTTGGCATGCATAAATCATCGATACGATATATTTTCATAACCATCAGTTTGATCATTGCCGTAGGCGCTACTTCACTAGGTTTGGTCTTGGCGTACGCCGTAGGAAAAGCATTACAAACATTTCCATGTATAAAATTGCCTGACAATATCTATGATACATCATACCTTCCTATCAAAATGGAACTGACTGTTTTTTCTGCTATTTTTATCACAACAATTATGATAAGTTTTTTGGCAAGTGTTCTAGCAACGCGAAACATAGATCGGTTGCACATTGTAGACACATTGAAAAATGAATAA
- the dnaA gene encoding chromosomal replication initiator protein DnaA has protein sequence MNVLNDQIWQDFLKIIREEVGTRVVETWIKAVTISRYDNTTGGVYLSAPNLFVKNWVESNYKDLFQKHLKRLLGVEKITIHFLLGSVVSPEHVVDERDLSAGESSHRDLSQRDVSQESSKIIPATQAFPKKKKYELVKKISGYQAHQSRLNPAYTFDTFVVGENNQFAYASAKAVASKPGSLYNPLLLYGGPGLGKTHLLHSIGNEILEKHPHLVVLYQTTDRFVTEFINAVRFDGISKFQAKYKEVDVLLVDDIQFMVNKEQTQEVFFHIFNNLYESNRQIILSCDVLPRYLGGLVERLKSRLEWGLIADVQIPTMETKVAILKRKAHMQREIISDEVAQFIAQRNVNSVRELEGSLIRVLAYASLTSQAITNDLVKKVLGAEQESQDVPAKIDFKLVLHHIKKHFSYGLEDLRSKDRSKGVSHARQVAMYLMKRNTDKSLREIGEYLDRKDHTTIAHAVTRITDFRLRNEKFSNLLKIIEDELV, from the coding sequence ATGAATGTACTCAATGATCAGATTTGGCAAGATTTTTTAAAAATTATTCGAGAAGAAGTTGGCACGCGCGTTGTTGAAACGTGGATCAAAGCTGTGACAATCTCTCGCTATGATAATACAACTGGAGGAGTATATCTTTCGGCTCCTAATCTTTTTGTCAAAAACTGGGTTGAGTCAAATTATAAAGATCTGTTTCAAAAACATTTGAAGCGACTGCTCGGCGTTGAAAAAATTACGATTCATTTTTTACTGGGATCTGTGGTCTCACCAGAGCATGTGGTTGATGAACGAGATTTGTCTGCAGGAGAGTCATCTCATCGAGACTTGTCTCAGCGAGACGTGTCTCAAGAGTCGTCTAAAATTATTCCAGCTACACAAGCATTTCCAAAAAAGAAAAAGTATGAGCTTGTTAAAAAAATATCAGGATACCAAGCGCATCAGAGCAGATTAAATCCGGCTTACACGTTTGATACGTTTGTGGTGGGAGAAAACAATCAATTCGCCTATGCTTCAGCTAAAGCTGTTGCTAGCAAACCAGGTTCTTTATATAATCCGTTGCTATTGTACGGTGGTCCAGGACTTGGAAAAACTCATTTGCTTCATTCAATTGGCAATGAAATTTTAGAAAAACATCCACATTTAGTTGTTTTATATCAAACAACTGATCGTTTCGTTACCGAATTTATTAACGCTGTTCGCTTTGATGGGATTTCGAAATTTCAAGCAAAGTATAAAGAAGTTGATGTTTTGTTGGTTGACGATATTCAGTTTATGGTTAATAAAGAACAAACACAGGAAGTTTTTTTTCATATTTTCAACAATTTGTATGAATCAAACAGGCAAATAATTCTTTCATGTGATGTTCTGCCTCGTTATTTGGGTGGTTTGGTAGAGCGTTTAAAATCTCGTTTAGAATGGGGACTTATTGCAGATGTCCAAATTCCTACTATGGAAACAAAAGTAGCTATTTTAAAGCGTAAAGCTCACATGCAGCGAGAAATTATATCTGATGAAGTAGCGCAATTTATTGCTCAACGAAATGTTAACAGCGTTCGTGAGCTGGAAGGATCGCTCATTCGCGTTTTGGCATATGCTTCACTGACCAGTCAAGCCATTACCAATGATCTTGTTAAAAAAGTGCTGGGTGCTGAGCAAGAGTCTCAAGATGTCCCTGCAAAGATTGATTTTAAGCTCGTGCTCCATCATATTAAAAAACATTTTTCATACGGCCTTGAAGATTTACGATCGAAAGATCGCAGCAAAGGCGTGAGTCATGCTCGTCAGGTGGCGATGTATTTAATGAAGCGTAACACTGATAAGTCTTTACGAGAAATTGGAGAGTATTTAGATCGAAAAGATCATACGACCATTGCGCATGCTGTTACAAGAATTACTGATTTTCGTTTGCGTAATGAAAAGTTTTCAAATTTACTTAAAATAATCGAAGACGAATTAGTTTAA